In Janthinobacterium agaricidamnosum NBRC 102515 = DSM 9628, the DNA window CGCGCCAGCGGCCCTGGTACAGCACGATCGCGATGGCCATCAGGCCACCGATGACAAAGGTCGCAAAACAGATCAGCAACGCCGGCCACGGACCGCTGAACGCACCCACCATGGCCATCAATTTGACGTCGCCGGCGGCCATGCCGCGCATCGCATACATCGGCAAAAACAGGAAAAAACCGGTCAGCGCGCCGCCCAGCCAGCTGGCCGGCAAGCCGCGCAGGCCGCCATCGAGCAGGTGCAGCGGCAGCGCGGCCAGCAAGCCGGCCAGCACCACGCGGTTCGGGATCTTGCGCCAGGCCAGGTCGCTGACCGCGGCCACGGTGACGCAGGCAAGCAGCGCCAGGTCCAGCATCAGGCGGGCGGTCATGGTGGATGTCCTTGCCGGCTAATAGCAAAAAGGGAAACGGCGGAAACAACGGAATATGGGAACAGCCCCCCGTCGGCCGGGACAGGCGGGGAGCCTGCCTGTCTAAGGCGTGGTGGTCAGATGTGTCGAAATATCCGTCAGCACCGCCAACAGATTGGTCTTGATCAGCAAGAAACCGGCGGTGATGGCGGTTGCCATCAATGCCGCGATCAGGCCGTATTCGATCGCCGTAATACCTTGTTCATCGTTTGCAAATTGTTTCACTGCCGACAAAAAGGTTTTCATCACAAGCTCCCAAAAGTGAATCACAAGTCCCTGGCGCAATCAGGTGTGAAACTTGACGTATTCCTGCTAATATGTTTCTTGCCGTAAATTTCTGCGCCATTGGATACACTATAGGGTTTCCATGATCCGACAATTTGACCTGACACAAGTTTTTCATGTGGGAAATTTTTGGATGACAGGCATACTGTAAAACAGTCCCGACAGCACGGGCTGGGCGTTGCGTGCACAATACAGGCACGCGCCACGCATCATGCTTTTTCCGATGCGGCGCCAGAAACGCGGGCATTTCAATGAAAATTTGCACACTATAATTGCCTATTAAGCAAAAAAACATTATCCTGCCTTGCTCTTCAATGGAAAGGCGGTTTGCTTCATTAGATGGGCGATTGTTGATGGGCGCAGACAAACTTAAACTGGGTGCGATGCTGCTTGTATGGCTACCGGTGTGGCGACTTGTGTGACTACTCTCCAGAGAACGACAATGGATTCCCTACTGAAACACATGGTGGACATGACCGGCCACCGTGATCATACGATGCTCGACATCTCGGTGATCTCGGCGGTCCAGGAACTGGCCGCCGCGTCGCAGACCCGGGTATTGGCGCTGACCACCGTGCGCGGCCAGGTGTTCGTGCGCTCGCGCGCCATCATCGTGTCCGGCAGTCCGGCCCGCATGGAGGACAATCCCGATCCCGCCGTACCGGGCG includes these proteins:
- a CDS encoding Flp family type IVb pilin, with translation MKTFLSAVKQFANDEQGITAIEYGLIAALMATAITAGFLLIKTNLLAVLTDISTHLTTTP
- a CDS encoding A24 family peptidase, with the translated sequence MTARLMLDLALLACVTVAAVSDLAWRKIPNRVVLAGLLAALPLHLLDGGLRGLPASWLGGALTGFFLFLPMYAMRGMAAGDVKLMAMVGAFSGPWPALLICFATFVIGGLMAIAIVLYQGRWRACLRNLRLLLWPLLMRTAGLPLAPTSLAPGSSVGGMPYGLAIALGTLLWLGWRYRELFF